In the genome of Meles meles chromosome 16, mMelMel3.1 paternal haplotype, whole genome shotgun sequence, one region contains:
- the VPS16 gene encoding vacuolar protein sorting-associated protein 16 homolog isoform X2: MAVGQPRHVTWTGGSGSAGPEPVLGGCPLGAAQPPPAPAMDCYTANWNPLGDSAFYRKYELYSMDWDLKEELRDCLVAAAPYGGPIALLRNPWRKEKAASVRPVLEIYSASGLPLASLLWKSGPVVSLGWSAEEELLCVQEDGVVLVYGLHGDFRRHFSMGNEVLQNRVLDARIFHTEFGSGVAILTGAHRFTLSANVGDLKLRRMPEVPGLQSAPSCWTTLCQDRVAHILLAVGPDLYLLDHAACSAVTPPGLAPGVSSFLQMAVSFTYRHLALFTDTGYIWMGTASLKEKLCEFNCNIRAPPKQMVWCSRPRSKERAVVVAWERRLMVVGDAPESIQFVLDEDSYLVPELDGVRIFSRSTHEFLHEVPVASEEIFKIASMAPGALLLEAQKEYEKESQKADEYLREIQELGQLTQAVQQCIEAAGHEHRPDMQKSLLRAASFGKCFLDRFPPDSFVRMCQDLRVLNAIRDYHIGIPLTYSQYKQLTIQVLLDRLVLRRLYPLAIQICEYLRLPEVQGVSRILAHWACYKVQQKDVSDEDVARAINQKLGDTPGVSYSDIAARAYGCGRTELAIKLLEYEPRSGEQVPLLLKMKRSKLALSKAIESGDTDLVFTVLLHLKNELNRGDFFMTLRNQPMALSLYRQFCKHQELETLKDLYNQDDNHQELGSFHIRASYAAEERIEGRVAALQTAADAFYKAKNEFAAKATEDQMRLLRLQRRLEDELGGRFVDLSLHDTVTTLVLGGHSKRAEQLARDFRIPDKRLWWLKLTALADLEDWEELEKFSKSKKSPIGYLPFVEICMKQHNKYEAKKYASRVGPEQKVKALLLVGDVAQAADVAIEHRNEAELTLVLSHCTGATDAATADKIQRARAQAQKNKGWKTDERVASASEG, from the exons ATGGCAGTGGGGCAGCCTCGCCACGTGACCTGGACGGGCGGAAGCGGAAGTGCCGGCCCGGAGCCCGtgctaggcgggtgtcccctcGGCGCTGCCCAGCCGCCACCTGCACCAGCCATGGACTGCTACACGGCGAACTGGAACCCGCTTGGGGACTCTGCCTTTTACCG GAAGTATGAGCTGTACAGCATGGACTGGGACCTGAAGGAGGAACTCAGGGACTGCCTGGTAGCCGCTGCGCCCTATGGGGGCCCCATTG CACTGTTGAGGAACCCGTGGCGGAAGGAGAAGGCGGCCAGTGTCCGGCCAGTGCTTGAGATCTACTCTGCTTCCGGCCTGCCTCTGGCCAGTCTGCTG TGGAAGAGCGGGCCCGTGGTATCACTAGGCTGGTCAGCCGAGGAGGAGCTGCTCTGCGTGCAGGAAGACGGTGTGGTGCTGGTTTATGGGCTTCATGGCGACTTCCGGAGGCACTTCAGCATGGGCAAT GAGGTGCTCCAGAACCGGGTTCTAGACGCCCGGATCTTCCATACTGAGTTTGGTTCGGGGGTGGCCATCCTCACGGGGGCCCACCGCTTTACCCTCAGCGCCAATGTGGGTGATCTCAAGCTCCGCCGGATGCCAGAGGTGCCAG GTCTGCAGAGCGCACCCTCATGCTGGACCACACTATGCCAGGACCGAGTTGCACACATTCTTCTGGCTGTGGGGCCTGATCTTTACCTTCTCGACCATGCAGCCTGCTCGGCAGTG ACGCCCCCTGGCCTGGCACCCGGAGTGAGCAGCTTTCTGCAGATGGCAGTCTCCTTCACCTACCGACACCTGGCCCTCTTCACAGACACAGGCTACATCTGGATGGGGACAGCATCACTCAAG GAGAAGCTGTGTGAGTTCAACTGCAACATCCGGGCCCCCCCGAAGCAGATGGTCTG GTGCAGCCGTCCTCGCAGCAAAGAGAGGGCTGTCGTGGTGGCCTGGGAGAGACGGCTGATGGTGGTGGGTGACGCACCTGAGAGCATCCA GTTTGTCCTAGATGAAGACTCCTACCTGGTGCCTGAGCTGGATGGGGTCCGCATCTTCTCTCGTAGCACCCATGAGTTCCTGCATGAGGTTCCAG TGGCCAGCGAGGAGATCTTCAAAATTGCCTCCATGGCTCCTGGAGCACTGTTGTTGGAGGCCCAGAAAGAGTATGAG aaagAGAGCCAGAAGGCAGATGAGTACCTCCGGGAGATCCAGGAGCTGGGGCAGCTGACCCAGGCCGTGCAGCAGTGCATCGAGGCTGCAGGACATGAGCACCGGCCAGACATGCAGAAGAGTTTGCTCAGG GCTGCCTCCTTTGGAAAATGTTTCCTCGACAGATTTCCACCGGACAGCTTCGTGCGCATGTGTCAGGACCTGCGTGTGCTCAATGCCATCCGGGACTACCACATCGGGATCCCCCTCACTTACAGCCA ATATAAACAGCTCACCATCCAGGTGCTGCTGGATAG GCTGGTGTTACGGAGACTTTACCCTCTGGCGATCCAGATCTGTGAGTACCTGCGTCTTCCTGAAGTGCAGGGTGTCAGCAGGATCCTGGCCCACTGGGCCTGCTACAAG GTGCAACAGAAGGATGTGTCCGATGAGGATGTCGCTCGGGCCATTAACCAGAAGCTGGGGGACACGCCAGGCGTCTCTTACTCTGACATCGCTGCACGGGCCTATGGCTGTGGCCGCACAGAGCTGGCCATCAAG ctGCTGGAGTATGAACCACGCTCCGGGGAGCAGGTACCCCTTCTCCTAAAGATGAAGAGAAGCAAACTGGCCCTGAGCAAGGCCATCGAGAGTGGGGACACTGATCTGG TGTTCACGGTGTTGCTGCACCTGAAGAATGAACTAAACCGAGGAGATTTTTTCATGACTCTTCGGAACCAGCCCATGGCCCTGAGTTTGTACCGACAG TTCTGTAAGCACCAGGAGCTGGAGACGCTGAAGGACCTTTACAATCAGGATGACAACCATCAGGAGCTGGGCAGTTTCCACATCCGAGCCAGCTATGCTGCTGAGGAG CGTATTGAGGGACGAGTGGCAGCTCTGCAGACGGCGGCTGACGCCTTCTATAAGGCCAAGAACGAGTTCGCAGCCAAG GCTACGGAGGATCAAATGCGGCTCCTGCGGCTGCAGCGGCGCCTGGAAGATGAGCTGGGGGGCCGCTTCGTGGACCTGTCTCTGCACGACACAGTCACCACCCTCGTCCTCGGTGGCCACAGCAAACGTGCGGAGCAGCTGGCACGTGACTTCCGCATTCCAGACAAGAG GCTCTGGTGGCTGAAGTTGACCGCGCTGGCAGATCTGGAAGACTGGGAGGAGCTAGAGAAGTTTTCTAAGAGCAAGAAATCACCCATTGGCTACCTG CCCTTTGTCGAGATCTGCATGAAACAACACAACAAATATGAGGCCAAGAAGTATGCCTCCCGTGTGGGTCCCGAGCAGAAGGTCAAGGCCTTGCTTCTTGTTGG GGATGTGGCTCAGGCTGCGGATGTGGCCATTGAACACCGGAACGAAGCAGAGCTGACACTTGTATTGTCCCACTGCACTGGAGCTACGGACGCGGCCACAGCTGACAAGATTCAGCGGGCTAGGGCACAAGCCCAGAAGAA TAAGGGTTGGAAGACGGATGAGCGTGTGGCCAGCGCTTCGGAGGGTTAG
- the VPS16 gene encoding vacuolar protein sorting-associated protein 16 homolog isoform X1 codes for MAVGQPRHVTWTGGSGSAGPEPVLGGCPLGAAQPPPAPAMDCYTANWNPLGDSAFYRKYELYSMDWDLKEELRDCLVAAAPYGGPIALLRNPWRKEKAASVRPVLEIYSASGLPLASLLWKSGPVVSLGWSAEEELLCVQEDGVVLVYGLHGDFRRHFSMGNEVLQNRVLDARIFHTEFGSGVAILTGAHRFTLSANVGDLKLRRMPEVPGLQSAPSCWTTLCQDRVAHILLAVGPDLYLLDHAACSAVTPPGLAPGVSSFLQMAVSFTYRHLALFTDTGYIWMGTASLKEKLCEFNCNIRAPPKQMVWCSRPRSKERAVVVAWERRLMVVGDAPESIQFVLDEDSYLVPELDGVRIFSRSTHEFLHEVPVASEEIFKIASMAPGALLLEAQKEYEKESQKADEYLREIQELGQLTQAVQQCIEAAGHEHRPDMQKSLLRAASFGKCFLDRFPPDSFVRMCQDLRVLNAIRDYHIGIPLTYSQYKQLTIQVLLDRLVLRRLYPLAIQICEYLRLPEVQGVSRILAHWACYKVQQKDVSDEDVARAINQKLGDTPGVSYSDIAARAYGCGRTELAIKLLEYEPRSGEQVPLLLKMKRSKLALSKAIESGDTDLVFTVLLHLKNELNRGDFFMTLRNQPMALSLYRQFCKHQELETLKDLYNQDDNHQELGSFHIRASYAAEERIEGRVAALQTAADAFYKAKNEFAAKATEDQMRLLRLQRRLEDELGGRFVDLSLHDTVTTLVLGGHSKRAEQLARDFRIPDKRLWWLKLTALADLEDWEELEKFSKSKKSPIGYLPFVEICMKQHNKYEAKKYASRVGPEQKVKALLLVGDVAQAADVAIEHRNEAELTLVLSHCTGATDAATADKIQRARAQAQKKRGNRGLRTCGDSVWRNRDLKPSCAGRDLGASPQLLW; via the exons ATGGCAGTGGGGCAGCCTCGCCACGTGACCTGGACGGGCGGAAGCGGAAGTGCCGGCCCGGAGCCCGtgctaggcgggtgtcccctcGGCGCTGCCCAGCCGCCACCTGCACCAGCCATGGACTGCTACACGGCGAACTGGAACCCGCTTGGGGACTCTGCCTTTTACCG GAAGTATGAGCTGTACAGCATGGACTGGGACCTGAAGGAGGAACTCAGGGACTGCCTGGTAGCCGCTGCGCCCTATGGGGGCCCCATTG CACTGTTGAGGAACCCGTGGCGGAAGGAGAAGGCGGCCAGTGTCCGGCCAGTGCTTGAGATCTACTCTGCTTCCGGCCTGCCTCTGGCCAGTCTGCTG TGGAAGAGCGGGCCCGTGGTATCACTAGGCTGGTCAGCCGAGGAGGAGCTGCTCTGCGTGCAGGAAGACGGTGTGGTGCTGGTTTATGGGCTTCATGGCGACTTCCGGAGGCACTTCAGCATGGGCAAT GAGGTGCTCCAGAACCGGGTTCTAGACGCCCGGATCTTCCATACTGAGTTTGGTTCGGGGGTGGCCATCCTCACGGGGGCCCACCGCTTTACCCTCAGCGCCAATGTGGGTGATCTCAAGCTCCGCCGGATGCCAGAGGTGCCAG GTCTGCAGAGCGCACCCTCATGCTGGACCACACTATGCCAGGACCGAGTTGCACACATTCTTCTGGCTGTGGGGCCTGATCTTTACCTTCTCGACCATGCAGCCTGCTCGGCAGTG ACGCCCCCTGGCCTGGCACCCGGAGTGAGCAGCTTTCTGCAGATGGCAGTCTCCTTCACCTACCGACACCTGGCCCTCTTCACAGACACAGGCTACATCTGGATGGGGACAGCATCACTCAAG GAGAAGCTGTGTGAGTTCAACTGCAACATCCGGGCCCCCCCGAAGCAGATGGTCTG GTGCAGCCGTCCTCGCAGCAAAGAGAGGGCTGTCGTGGTGGCCTGGGAGAGACGGCTGATGGTGGTGGGTGACGCACCTGAGAGCATCCA GTTTGTCCTAGATGAAGACTCCTACCTGGTGCCTGAGCTGGATGGGGTCCGCATCTTCTCTCGTAGCACCCATGAGTTCCTGCATGAGGTTCCAG TGGCCAGCGAGGAGATCTTCAAAATTGCCTCCATGGCTCCTGGAGCACTGTTGTTGGAGGCCCAGAAAGAGTATGAG aaagAGAGCCAGAAGGCAGATGAGTACCTCCGGGAGATCCAGGAGCTGGGGCAGCTGACCCAGGCCGTGCAGCAGTGCATCGAGGCTGCAGGACATGAGCACCGGCCAGACATGCAGAAGAGTTTGCTCAGG GCTGCCTCCTTTGGAAAATGTTTCCTCGACAGATTTCCACCGGACAGCTTCGTGCGCATGTGTCAGGACCTGCGTGTGCTCAATGCCATCCGGGACTACCACATCGGGATCCCCCTCACTTACAGCCA ATATAAACAGCTCACCATCCAGGTGCTGCTGGATAG GCTGGTGTTACGGAGACTTTACCCTCTGGCGATCCAGATCTGTGAGTACCTGCGTCTTCCTGAAGTGCAGGGTGTCAGCAGGATCCTGGCCCACTGGGCCTGCTACAAG GTGCAACAGAAGGATGTGTCCGATGAGGATGTCGCTCGGGCCATTAACCAGAAGCTGGGGGACACGCCAGGCGTCTCTTACTCTGACATCGCTGCACGGGCCTATGGCTGTGGCCGCACAGAGCTGGCCATCAAG ctGCTGGAGTATGAACCACGCTCCGGGGAGCAGGTACCCCTTCTCCTAAAGATGAAGAGAAGCAAACTGGCCCTGAGCAAGGCCATCGAGAGTGGGGACACTGATCTGG TGTTCACGGTGTTGCTGCACCTGAAGAATGAACTAAACCGAGGAGATTTTTTCATGACTCTTCGGAACCAGCCCATGGCCCTGAGTTTGTACCGACAG TTCTGTAAGCACCAGGAGCTGGAGACGCTGAAGGACCTTTACAATCAGGATGACAACCATCAGGAGCTGGGCAGTTTCCACATCCGAGCCAGCTATGCTGCTGAGGAG CGTATTGAGGGACGAGTGGCAGCTCTGCAGACGGCGGCTGACGCCTTCTATAAGGCCAAGAACGAGTTCGCAGCCAAG GCTACGGAGGATCAAATGCGGCTCCTGCGGCTGCAGCGGCGCCTGGAAGATGAGCTGGGGGGCCGCTTCGTGGACCTGTCTCTGCACGACACAGTCACCACCCTCGTCCTCGGTGGCCACAGCAAACGTGCGGAGCAGCTGGCACGTGACTTCCGCATTCCAGACAAGAG GCTCTGGTGGCTGAAGTTGACCGCGCTGGCAGATCTGGAAGACTGGGAGGAGCTAGAGAAGTTTTCTAAGAGCAAGAAATCACCCATTGGCTACCTG CCCTTTGTCGAGATCTGCATGAAACAACACAACAAATATGAGGCCAAGAAGTATGCCTCCCGTGTGGGTCCCGAGCAGAAGGTCAAGGCCTTGCTTCTTGTTGG GGATGTGGCTCAGGCTGCGGATGTGGCCATTGAACACCGGAACGAAGCAGAGCTGACACTTGTATTGTCCCACTGCACTGGAGCTACGGACGCGGCCACAGCTGACAAGATTCAGCGGGCTAGGGCACAAGCCCAGAAGAA aagaggaaatcgAGGACTGAGGACGTGTGGTGACAGTGTGTGGCGAAACCGGGATTTGAAACCTAGTTGTGCTGGTAGGGATCTTGGAGCTTCTCCTCAGTTATTGTGGTGA
- the VPS16 gene encoding vacuolar protein sorting-associated protein 16 homolog isoform X3 encodes MAVGQPRHVTWTGGSGSAGPEPVLGGCPLGAAQPPPAPAMDCYTANWNPLGDSAFYRKYELYSMDWDLKEELRDCLVAAAPYGGPIALLRNPWRKEKAASVRPVLEIYSASGLPLASLLWKSGPVVSLGWSAEEELLCVQEDGVVLVYGLHGDFRRHFSMGNEVLQNRVLDARIFHTEFGSGVAILTGAHRFTLSANVGDLKLRRMPEVPGLQSAPSCWTTLCQDRVAHILLAVGPDLYLLDHAACSAVTPPGLAPGVSSFLQMAVSFTYRHLALFTDTGYIWMGTASLKEKLCEFNCNIRAPPKQMVWCSRPRSKERAVVVAWERRLMVVGDAPESIQFVLDEDSYLVPELDGVRIFSRSTHEFLHEVPVASEEIFKIASMAPGALLLEAQKEYEKESQKADEYLREIQELGQLTQAVQQCIEAAGHEHRPDMQKSLLRAASFGKCFLDRFPPDSFVRMCQDLRVLNAIRDYHIGIPLTYSQYKQLTIQVLLDRLVLRRLYPLAIQICEYLRLPEVQGVSRILAHWACYKVQQKDVSDEDVARAINQKLGDTPGVSYSDIAARAYGCGRTELAIKLLEYEPRSGEQVPLLLKMKRSKLALSKAIESGDTDLVFTVLLHLKNELNRGDFFMTLRNQPMALSLYRQFCKHQELETLKDLYNQDDNHQELGSFHIRASYAAEERIEGRVAALQTAADAFYKAKNEFAAKATEDQMRLLRLQRRLEDELGGRFVDLSLHDTVTTLVLGGHSKRAEQLARDFRIPDKRLWWLKLTALADLEDWEELEKFSKSKKSPIGYLPFVEICMKQHNKYEAKKYASRVGPEQKVKALLLVGDVAQAADVAIEHRNEAELTLVLSHCTGATDAATADKIQRARAQAQKK; translated from the exons ATGGCAGTGGGGCAGCCTCGCCACGTGACCTGGACGGGCGGAAGCGGAAGTGCCGGCCCGGAGCCCGtgctaggcgggtgtcccctcGGCGCTGCCCAGCCGCCACCTGCACCAGCCATGGACTGCTACACGGCGAACTGGAACCCGCTTGGGGACTCTGCCTTTTACCG GAAGTATGAGCTGTACAGCATGGACTGGGACCTGAAGGAGGAACTCAGGGACTGCCTGGTAGCCGCTGCGCCCTATGGGGGCCCCATTG CACTGTTGAGGAACCCGTGGCGGAAGGAGAAGGCGGCCAGTGTCCGGCCAGTGCTTGAGATCTACTCTGCTTCCGGCCTGCCTCTGGCCAGTCTGCTG TGGAAGAGCGGGCCCGTGGTATCACTAGGCTGGTCAGCCGAGGAGGAGCTGCTCTGCGTGCAGGAAGACGGTGTGGTGCTGGTTTATGGGCTTCATGGCGACTTCCGGAGGCACTTCAGCATGGGCAAT GAGGTGCTCCAGAACCGGGTTCTAGACGCCCGGATCTTCCATACTGAGTTTGGTTCGGGGGTGGCCATCCTCACGGGGGCCCACCGCTTTACCCTCAGCGCCAATGTGGGTGATCTCAAGCTCCGCCGGATGCCAGAGGTGCCAG GTCTGCAGAGCGCACCCTCATGCTGGACCACACTATGCCAGGACCGAGTTGCACACATTCTTCTGGCTGTGGGGCCTGATCTTTACCTTCTCGACCATGCAGCCTGCTCGGCAGTG ACGCCCCCTGGCCTGGCACCCGGAGTGAGCAGCTTTCTGCAGATGGCAGTCTCCTTCACCTACCGACACCTGGCCCTCTTCACAGACACAGGCTACATCTGGATGGGGACAGCATCACTCAAG GAGAAGCTGTGTGAGTTCAACTGCAACATCCGGGCCCCCCCGAAGCAGATGGTCTG GTGCAGCCGTCCTCGCAGCAAAGAGAGGGCTGTCGTGGTGGCCTGGGAGAGACGGCTGATGGTGGTGGGTGACGCACCTGAGAGCATCCA GTTTGTCCTAGATGAAGACTCCTACCTGGTGCCTGAGCTGGATGGGGTCCGCATCTTCTCTCGTAGCACCCATGAGTTCCTGCATGAGGTTCCAG TGGCCAGCGAGGAGATCTTCAAAATTGCCTCCATGGCTCCTGGAGCACTGTTGTTGGAGGCCCAGAAAGAGTATGAG aaagAGAGCCAGAAGGCAGATGAGTACCTCCGGGAGATCCAGGAGCTGGGGCAGCTGACCCAGGCCGTGCAGCAGTGCATCGAGGCTGCAGGACATGAGCACCGGCCAGACATGCAGAAGAGTTTGCTCAGG GCTGCCTCCTTTGGAAAATGTTTCCTCGACAGATTTCCACCGGACAGCTTCGTGCGCATGTGTCAGGACCTGCGTGTGCTCAATGCCATCCGGGACTACCACATCGGGATCCCCCTCACTTACAGCCA ATATAAACAGCTCACCATCCAGGTGCTGCTGGATAG GCTGGTGTTACGGAGACTTTACCCTCTGGCGATCCAGATCTGTGAGTACCTGCGTCTTCCTGAAGTGCAGGGTGTCAGCAGGATCCTGGCCCACTGGGCCTGCTACAAG GTGCAACAGAAGGATGTGTCCGATGAGGATGTCGCTCGGGCCATTAACCAGAAGCTGGGGGACACGCCAGGCGTCTCTTACTCTGACATCGCTGCACGGGCCTATGGCTGTGGCCGCACAGAGCTGGCCATCAAG ctGCTGGAGTATGAACCACGCTCCGGGGAGCAGGTACCCCTTCTCCTAAAGATGAAGAGAAGCAAACTGGCCCTGAGCAAGGCCATCGAGAGTGGGGACACTGATCTGG TGTTCACGGTGTTGCTGCACCTGAAGAATGAACTAAACCGAGGAGATTTTTTCATGACTCTTCGGAACCAGCCCATGGCCCTGAGTTTGTACCGACAG TTCTGTAAGCACCAGGAGCTGGAGACGCTGAAGGACCTTTACAATCAGGATGACAACCATCAGGAGCTGGGCAGTTTCCACATCCGAGCCAGCTATGCTGCTGAGGAG CGTATTGAGGGACGAGTGGCAGCTCTGCAGACGGCGGCTGACGCCTTCTATAAGGCCAAGAACGAGTTCGCAGCCAAG GCTACGGAGGATCAAATGCGGCTCCTGCGGCTGCAGCGGCGCCTGGAAGATGAGCTGGGGGGCCGCTTCGTGGACCTGTCTCTGCACGACACAGTCACCACCCTCGTCCTCGGTGGCCACAGCAAACGTGCGGAGCAGCTGGCACGTGACTTCCGCATTCCAGACAAGAG GCTCTGGTGGCTGAAGTTGACCGCGCTGGCAGATCTGGAAGACTGGGAGGAGCTAGAGAAGTTTTCTAAGAGCAAGAAATCACCCATTGGCTACCTG CCCTTTGTCGAGATCTGCATGAAACAACACAACAAATATGAGGCCAAGAAGTATGCCTCCCGTGTGGGTCCCGAGCAGAAGGTCAAGGCCTTGCTTCTTGTTGG GGATGTGGCTCAGGCTGCGGATGTGGCCATTGAACACCGGAACGAAGCAGAGCTGACACTTGTATTGTCCCACTGCACTGGAGCTACGGACGCGGCCACAGCTGACAAGATTCAGCGGGCTAGGGCACAAGCCCAGAAGAAGTAA
- the PCED1A gene encoding PC-esterase domain-containing protein 1A produces MVFCLENEEPRLPLRRAMVHFQASEVQQLLHNKFVVILGDSIQRAVYKDLVLLLQRDSLLTAAQLKAKGELSFEQDQLVAGGQLGELHNGTQYREVRQFCSGSGHHLVRFYFLTRVYSEYLEGVLEELTYGPAPDLVIINSCLWDLSRYGRCSMESYRENLERVFVRMDQVLPDSCLLVWNMAMPLGERVTGGFLLPELQPLAGSLRRDVVEGNFYSATLAGDHCFDVLDLHFHFRHAVQHRHRDGVHWDQHAHRHLSHLLLTHVADAWGVELPKRDYPSDPWIEDWPEPDHLFQGSHGQPPDFREQLAFSPPQPSPLPPPMPFPYSIPQPSPPPLFPPLPQDTPFFPGQPFPPHEFFNYNSTEDFSMSSHLGCGPGVNFVPGPLPPPVPGPIPHGQNRGPVVHRGMPRCAPSSPYHVPRMGGPCRQRLRHSDRLIHTNKLDRQPPAHSGTWPG; encoded by the exons ATGGTCTTCTGTCTGGAGAACGAGGAGCCGCGCCTCCCCCTGCGACGCGCCATGGTCCACTTCCAGGCCTCGGAAGTCCAGCAGCTGCTACACAACAAGTTCGTGGTCATCTTGGGGGACTCAA TCCAGCGGGCTGTGTACAAAGACCTGGTGCTCTTGCTCCAGAGGGACTCATTGCTCACAGCTGCCCAGCTAAAAGCCAAG ggggagctgAGCTTTGAACAGGACCAGCTGGTGGCTGGGGGTCAGCTGGGCGAGCTACACAACGGAACTCAGTACCGGGAGGTTCGCCAGTTCTGCTCGGGTTCTGGCCACCACCTTGTGCGCTTCTACTTCCTCACCCGCGTTTACTCCGAGTACCTCGAAGGCGTCCTGGAGGAACTGACCTACGGGCCTGCCCCGGACCTGGTGATCATCAACTCCTGCCTCTGGGATCTCTCCAG GTATGGCCGCTGCTCGATGGAGAGCTACCGGGAGAACCTGGAGCGGGTGTTTGTGCGCATGGACCAGGTGTTGCCAGACTCGTGCCTGCTGGTGTGGAACATGGCCATGCCCTTGGGGGAGCGTGTCACTGGGGGTTTCCTTCTGCCAGAG CTCCAGCCCCTGGCGGGGTCTCTGCGGAGGGATGTGGTTGAAGGGAACTTCTACAGCGCAACGCTGGCGGGGGACCACTGCTTTGATGTCCTCGACCTCCACTTCCATTTTCGGCATGCGGTACAGCACCGTCACCGGGACGGTGTCCACTGGGACCAACATGCTCACCGCCACCTCTCACACTTGCTTCTGACCCACGTGGCCGATGCCTGGGGCGTGGAGCTGCCCAAGCGTGACTATCCCTCTG ACCCGTGGATTGAGGACTGGCCAGAGCCGGATCATCTGTTCCAGGGGAGCCATGGGCAGCCCCCAGACTTCAGGGAGCAACTGGCCttttccccaccccagccctctcccctgccccctcccatgCCTTTCCCCTACTCCATTCCTCAGCCCTCACCACCTCCCTTGtttccacccctgccccaggacaCCCCTTTTTTCCCAGGCCAGCCCTTCCCACCCCACGAATTCTTCAATTATAATTCAACAGAAGACTTCTCGATGTCATCCCACTTAG GATGTGGCCCTGGAGTGAACTTTGTGCCTGGCCCCCTGCCACCTCCAGTCCCTGGCCCTATCCCCCATGGTCAGAACCGGGGCCCAGTGGTCCACCGGGGGATGCCACGCTGTGCTCCCAGCAGCCCCTACCACGTGCCGAGGATGGGGGGGCCCTGCAGGCAGCGGCTCAGACACTCAGACAGACTGATCCACACAAATAAACTGGACAGACAGCCTCCTGCCCATTCGGGGACATGGCCTGGGTAG